The following are encoded in a window of Cupriavidus oxalaticus genomic DNA:
- a CDS encoding methylglyoxal synthase, which produces MMTRPRIALIAHDHKKDDVVAFAKRHRAFLSQCELLATGTTGGRLIDEVGLDVTRMLSGPWGGDLQIGAQLAEGRVRAVVFLRDPMTPQPHEPDINALVRACDVHNVPCATNVATAELMIAGLADEANAPDSAQAG; this is translated from the coding sequence CTGATGACACGCCCTCGCATTGCGCTGATCGCCCATGACCACAAGAAGGACGACGTCGTCGCCTTCGCCAAGCGCCACCGCGCGTTTCTCTCGCAATGCGAGCTGCTGGCCACCGGTACCACCGGCGGGCGCCTGATCGACGAGGTGGGATTGGATGTGACGCGCATGCTGTCGGGGCCATGGGGCGGCGACCTGCAGATCGGCGCGCAGCTGGCCGAAGGGCGCGTGCGCGCCGTGGTGTTCCTGCGCGACCCGATGACGCCGCAGCCGCATGAACCCGACATCAACGCGCTGGTGCGCGCGTGCGACGTGCACAACGTGCCGTGCGCGACCAACGTGGCCACTGCCGAACTGATGATCGCCGGCCTGGCCGATGAGGCCAATGCGCCCGACAGCGCGCAGGCAGGCTGA
- a CDS encoding SDR family oxidoreductase, whose product MDLGLRGKHALVCGASKGLGLACADALAAEGVDVVIVARGAEALEKAAADLRARHGRRVIAVATDITTPEGRKAALDAAARLGNLDILVNNAGGPPPGNFRDWERSDWLAALDANMLTPIELIKATVDGMIARKWGRIINITSGAVKAPIDVLGLSNGARSGLTGFVAGVAREVAQHGVTINNLLPGPFNTDRLRKTMEGGAKQAGLSVEEVAQRRAAQNPTRRFGEPAEFGAACAFLCSRNAAYITGQNLLIDGGAYPGTF is encoded by the coding sequence ATGGACCTGGGATTGCGCGGCAAGCATGCGCTGGTGTGCGGCGCCAGCAAGGGCCTTGGACTTGCCTGCGCCGACGCGCTCGCGGCGGAAGGCGTTGATGTGGTGATCGTGGCGCGCGGCGCCGAGGCGCTGGAGAAGGCCGCCGCCGACCTGCGTGCCCGCCATGGCCGCCGCGTGATCGCGGTCGCGACCGACATCACCACGCCCGAAGGCCGCAAGGCTGCGCTGGACGCTGCCGCCAGGCTGGGCAACCTCGACATCCTGGTCAACAACGCCGGCGGCCCGCCGCCGGGCAACTTCCGCGACTGGGAGCGCAGCGACTGGCTGGCCGCGCTCGACGCCAACATGCTGACCCCGATCGAGCTGATCAAGGCCACCGTCGACGGCATGATCGCGCGCAAGTGGGGCCGCATCATCAATATCACCAGCGGCGCGGTCAAGGCGCCGATCGACGTGCTGGGGCTGTCCAACGGCGCGCGCTCGGGCCTGACCGGCTTTGTCGCGGGGGTGGCGCGCGAAGTGGCGCAGCATGGCGTGACCATCAACAACCTGCTGCCCGGCCCGTTCAATACCGACCGGCTGCGCAAGACCATGGAAGGCGGTGCGAAGCAGGCCGGCCTGAGCGTCGAGGAAGTGGCGCAGCGCCGGGCCGCGCAGAACCCGACGCGCCGCTTCGGCGAGCCGGCCGAGTTCGGCGCCGCCTGCGCCTTCCTGTGCAGCCGCAACGCCGCCTATATCACCGGGCAGAACCTGCTGATCGACGGCGGCGCCTACCCCGGCACGTTCTGA
- a CDS encoding BMP family ABC transporter substrate-binding protein, with protein MIVTRRKTLAALAATALLALAGCGKKEADKPAETAGQAPAAEQKAEPLKVAFVYIGPVGDAGWTFAHDNGRKAVEEKFGDKVKTTYVENVPESAADAERVFRDLASQGNKLIFGTTFGYMESMLKVAREFPDVKFEHATGFKTADNLAQYDVRTYEGAYLAGVVAGKMSKTGKMGVVASVPIPEVIRNIDSFTLGARSVNPNATVKVVWVNKWFDPGKEREAATTLIGQGVDMLMQNTDSAAVVQTAQEKGVYAFGWDSDMTKFGDKAHLAASVISWGVYYNKVVEDVLNNQWKNSTTWWGLKEGMIDLKSFNAVVPEDVKKLVEERKQGIADGSAPIWKGPLKDNTGKEQLAQDQVADDKFLHGVKFYVEGVEGKIPG; from the coding sequence ATGATCGTCACGCGCAGGAAGACCCTGGCGGCGCTTGCCGCCACCGCCCTGCTGGCCCTGGCCGGCTGCGGCAAGAAGGAGGCCGACAAGCCTGCCGAGACGGCGGGCCAGGCCCCCGCTGCCGAGCAGAAGGCCGAGCCGCTCAAGGTTGCCTTCGTCTATATCGGACCGGTCGGCGACGCCGGCTGGACCTTCGCGCATGACAACGGCCGCAAGGCCGTGGAAGAGAAGTTCGGCGACAAGGTCAAGACCACCTATGTCGAGAACGTGCCGGAATCCGCGGCCGACGCCGAGCGCGTGTTCCGCGACCTGGCCAGCCAGGGCAACAAGCTGATCTTCGGCACGACCTTCGGCTACATGGAGTCGATGCTCAAGGTCGCCAGGGAATTCCCGGACGTGAAGTTCGAGCACGCCACCGGCTTCAAGACCGCCGACAACCTGGCCCAGTACGACGTGCGCACCTATGAAGGCGCGTACCTGGCGGGCGTGGTCGCCGGCAAGATGAGCAAGACCGGCAAGATGGGCGTGGTGGCTTCGGTGCCCATCCCCGAGGTGATCCGCAATATCGACTCGTTCACGCTGGGCGCGCGCAGCGTCAACCCGAACGCCACCGTCAAGGTAGTGTGGGTCAACAAGTGGTTCGATCCGGGCAAGGAACGCGAAGCCGCCACCACGCTGATCGGCCAGGGCGTCGACATGCTGATGCAGAACACCGACTCAGCCGCCGTGGTGCAGACCGCGCAGGAGAAGGGGGTGTATGCCTTCGGCTGGGACAGCGACATGACCAAGTTCGGCGACAAGGCCCACCTGGCCGCGTCGGTGATCTCGTGGGGCGTCTACTACAACAAGGTGGTGGAAGACGTGCTGAACAACCAGTGGAAGAACAGCACCACGTGGTGGGGGCTGAAAGAAGGCATGATCGACCTGAAGTCGTTCAATGCGGTCGTGCCCGAGGACGTGAAGAAGCTGGTCGAAGAGCGCAAGCAGGGCATCGCCGATGGCAGCGCGCCGATCTGGAAGGGTCCGCTCAAGGACAACACGGGCAAGGAGCAACTGGCACAGGATCAGGTCGCGGATGACAAGTTCCTGCACGGCGTGAAGTTCTACGTCGAAGGGGTGGAAGGGAAGATTCCGGGCTGA
- a CDS encoding quinone oxidoreductase family protein, producing MSKAIRIEQTGGPEVMQWVDVDVGEPGPGQVRVRHEAVGLNYIDVYFRTGLYKQPLPGGLGMEGAGVVEAVGEGVGHVSVGDRVAYAGRPTGAYAQVRVMPADIVVRLPDAIPFDTAAAMMLQGLTAQYLIRDSYKVQPGDTVLLHAAAGGVGLIVSQWLKALGVTVIGTVGTDEKAELARANGCAHTIVYTRESFVDRVKEITNGKGVPAVYDSIGKDTFQGSLDCLAPRGTMVSFGNASGPVPPFDLSVLGSKGSLRLTRPTLMTYVVHRELLEPMVADLFDAVTTGKVKVDIRQRYALSEVAQAHRDLESRKTTGSTILLPR from the coding sequence ATGAGCAAAGCCATCCGGATCGAGCAGACCGGCGGTCCTGAAGTCATGCAGTGGGTCGACGTGGACGTAGGCGAGCCCGGCCCCGGCCAGGTGCGCGTGCGCCACGAGGCGGTGGGCCTGAACTACATCGACGTCTATTTCCGCACCGGCTTGTACAAGCAGCCGCTGCCCGGCGGCCTGGGCATGGAAGGCGCCGGCGTGGTCGAGGCGGTGGGTGAGGGCGTCGGCCACGTGAGCGTGGGCGACCGCGTCGCCTATGCCGGCCGTCCGACCGGCGCGTATGCGCAGGTGCGTGTCATGCCGGCCGATATCGTGGTGCGGCTGCCGGACGCGATCCCGTTCGACACCGCCGCGGCGATGATGCTGCAGGGCCTGACCGCGCAATACCTGATCCGCGACAGCTACAAGGTGCAGCCGGGCGACACGGTGCTGCTGCATGCGGCTGCCGGCGGCGTGGGCCTGATCGTCAGCCAGTGGCTCAAGGCGCTTGGCGTGACCGTGATCGGCACCGTCGGCACGGATGAGAAGGCCGAGCTGGCGCGCGCCAACGGCTGCGCCCATACCATCGTCTACACGCGCGAGTCGTTCGTTGACCGCGTCAAGGAAATCACCAACGGCAAGGGCGTGCCGGCGGTCTACGACTCGATCGGCAAGGACACCTTCCAGGGCTCGCTCGACTGCCTGGCGCCGCGCGGCACCATGGTGAGCTTCGGCAATGCCTCCGGTCCGGTGCCGCCGTTCGATCTCTCGGTGCTGGGCAGCAAGGGTTCGCTGCGGCTGACGCGCCCGACGCTGATGACCTATGTGGTGCACCGCGAGCTGCTCGAGCCGATGGTGGCCGACCTGTTCGATGCGGTCACGACGGGCAAGGTCAAGGTCGATATCCGCCAGCGCTATGCGCTGTCGGAAGTGGCGCAGGCGCACCGCGACCTGGAGTCGCGCAAGACCACCGGCTCGACCATCCTGCTGCCGCGCTGA
- a CDS encoding YkvA family protein: MLKRFSALWTLVRRDGRLFWYALRHPDAPAWLKPAAIGLLLYAISPIDLVPDVVAGLGIIDDVVLIPLAVHLILKRLPPHILRQAQARATATTVRPH, translated from the coding sequence ATGTTGAAGCGATTTTCGGCCCTGTGGACGCTGGTACGCCGCGACGGGCGGCTGTTCTGGTATGCGCTGCGCCACCCGGATGCGCCGGCATGGCTGAAACCCGCGGCGATCGGGCTGCTGCTGTATGCGATTTCACCGATCGACCTCGTGCCTGACGTGGTCGCGGGCCTCGGCATCATCGATGACGTGGTGCTGATCCCGCTGGCCGTCCACCTGATCCTGAAGCGCCTGCCACCGCATATCCTGCGCCAGGCGCAGGCGCGCGCGACCGCCACCACGGTCCGGCCGCACTGA
- a CDS encoding DMT family transporter codes for MPSPQRAGLAIAAVGAVLFSAKAIVAKLLYRYNVDAVMVLTLRMLFAVPLFMAIGWWQSRRLAPLSWADRGRVVFLGFIGYYLSSFLDFIGLQYITAGLERLILFLTPSFVLLATALVFRRPISSRQWLSLLLAYAGIVLVFAHDLDVSGSQVWLGGALVLGSAMTYAVYLILSGELVQRIGSLRLVAYAMCVSTACCVIQYVALGRPVAELAQPAPVMWLSLVNAVFCTVLPVSMTMVAVARIGAPLASQAGMIGPVSTLLLGFWLLGEPVSGVQLAGSALVLGGMYLLSAKKT; via the coding sequence CTGCCGTCGCCGCAGCGCGCGGGGCTTGCCATCGCCGCCGTCGGCGCGGTGCTGTTCTCCGCCAAGGCGATCGTCGCCAAGCTGCTGTACCGCTACAACGTCGATGCCGTGATGGTGCTGACACTGCGCATGCTGTTCGCCGTGCCGCTGTTCATGGCGATCGGCTGGTGGCAGTCGCGGCGCCTGGCGCCGCTGTCGTGGGCGGATCGCGGGCGCGTGGTGTTCCTCGGCTTCATTGGCTATTACCTGTCGAGCTTCCTGGATTTCATCGGCCTGCAATACATCACCGCCGGGCTGGAGCGGCTGATCCTGTTCCTGACGCCGTCGTTCGTGCTGCTGGCCACCGCGCTGGTGTTCCGGCGCCCGATCAGTTCGCGCCAGTGGCTCTCGCTGCTGCTGGCGTATGCCGGCATCGTGCTGGTCTTCGCCCATGACCTCGACGTCAGCGGCAGCCAGGTGTGGCTGGGCGGCGCGCTGGTCCTGGGCAGTGCCATGACGTACGCTGTCTACCTGATCCTGAGCGGCGAACTGGTGCAGCGCATCGGCTCGCTGCGGCTGGTGGCTTATGCGATGTGCGTGTCCACCGCCTGCTGCGTGATCCAGTATGTGGCGCTGGGGCGGCCCGTGGCCGAGCTGGCGCAGCCCGCGCCGGTGATGTGGCTGTCACTCGTCAATGCGGTGTTCTGCACGGTGCTGCCGGTGTCGATGACCATGGTGGCGGTGGCGCGCATCGGTGCGCCGCTGGCCTCGCAGGCCGGCATGATCGGCCCGGTATCGACGCTGCTGCTTGGCTTCTGGCTGCTGGGCGAGCCGGTGAGCGGCGTGCAGCTGGCAGGCAGCGCACTGGTGCTGGGCGGCATGTACCTGCTTTCGGCAAAGAAAACCTGA
- a CDS encoding MarR family winged helix-turn-helix transcriptional regulator — MPNPSASSAPSAGQTAPDYDFTEQVGHLLRRAYQRHVAIFQQTIPDSQLTAAQFVVLCAVRDRQPCSLNEVVRATAIDQATVRGIIERLKARKLIAVSHDPNDRRKVVVTVTPGGLALIDETVPFAKQISEQTFGGLNPAERVAVTYLLRKMSEIDEGNGGV, encoded by the coding sequence GTGCCCAACCCCTCCGCATCCTCCGCACCGTCAGCAGGCCAGACCGCCCCCGACTACGATTTCACCGAGCAGGTCGGCCACCTGCTGCGGCGCGCCTACCAGCGCCACGTGGCGATCTTCCAGCAGACCATCCCCGATTCGCAGCTCACTGCGGCGCAGTTCGTGGTGCTGTGCGCGGTCAGGGACCGGCAGCCGTGCTCGCTCAATGAAGTGGTGCGCGCCACGGCGATCGACCAGGCGACGGTGCGCGGCATCATCGAGCGGCTGAAGGCGCGCAAGCTGATTGCGGTGTCCCATGACCCGAACGACCGGCGCAAGGTGGTGGTGACGGTGACGCCGGGTGGGCTGGCGTTGATCGACGAGACCGTGCCGTTCGCGAAGCAGATCTCGGAGCAGACGTTTGGCGGCCTGAACCCGGCGGAGCGGGTGGCGGTGACTTACCTGCTGCGGAAGATGAGCGAGATCGATGAGGGGAATGGGGGCGTGTAA
- a CDS encoding xanthine dehydrogenase family protein molybdopterin-binding subunit, whose translation MTATTLQPVAQADPATPRALRLALLQATGVLLVTRAPQAAARPAPGQPGAASDYVPALPDIFIAVRDSGEVLAFNGHVDLGTGIRTALAQIVAEELDVPLSQVHMVLGHTEATPNQGPTIASASIQISAIPLRRAAAQARAWLLVRAAQQLGVAPDQLEAQDGEFRVRGSGAAVGYGTLVQGGHVALPLADDVPIKPVESYRIVGRPAGRVDIPDKARGVLTFVHDVRVPGMLHGRVVRPPYAGRDSGDFVGNSLLAVDRESVRDVPGLVEVVVQRDFVGVVAEREEYAVLAARKLRVQWKPVPPMPSLADPEPALRANPATRRELLNDGEMPPAGTGKTLERHYVWPYQMHGSIGPSCAVADWHDDGLTVWSGTQNPHVLRIDLARLCGLGEDSIEIVRMEAAGCYGRNCADDVCADAALLSRAVGHPVRVQLSREQEHLWEPKGAAQLMDVSATLGAGGELLGYDFTSRYPSNDAPTLALVLAGIVPNAPRTLEMGDRTAVPPYDYRARRIGCDDTPAIVRASWLRGVSALPNSFAHECVIDELAAEAGADPIDFRLRHLPDPRAAELLRAVADAAGWQRGAHGSRGKTGGNGMLRGRGVAYARYIHSRFPGFGAAWAAWVVDVAVEAATGRITVEKLVVGQDTGMMVNPDGVRHQIHGNVVQTLSRVLKEQVRFDADGVASREWGSYPLLTFPEIPPLEVVLMPRQDEPPMGAGESASLPGAPAIANALFDAIGVRLRRPPFVPETVLAALRG comes from the coding sequence ATGACGGCAACGACCCTGCAACCCGTGGCACAGGCCGATCCCGCCACGCCGCGCGCGCTGCGGCTGGCGCTGCTGCAGGCAACCGGCGTGCTGCTGGTCACGCGCGCGCCGCAGGCGGCGGCGCGTCCCGCGCCCGGACAGCCCGGCGCGGCGTCGGACTACGTACCGGCGCTGCCGGATATCTTCATCGCCGTGCGCGACAGCGGCGAGGTGCTGGCCTTCAATGGCCATGTCGACCTGGGCACGGGCATCCGCACGGCGCTGGCGCAGATCGTGGCGGAAGAACTCGACGTGCCGCTGTCGCAAGTGCACATGGTGCTGGGCCATACCGAAGCCACCCCCAACCAGGGTCCGACCATCGCCAGCGCATCGATCCAGATTTCCGCCATTCCGCTGCGCCGTGCCGCGGCGCAGGCGCGCGCGTGGCTGCTGGTGCGTGCCGCACAACAGCTTGGCGTGGCGCCCGACCAGCTTGAAGCGCAGGATGGCGAGTTCCGCGTGCGCGGGTCCGGCGCCGCCGTCGGCTACGGCACGCTGGTGCAAGGCGGGCATGTCGCGCTGCCGCTGGCCGACGACGTGCCGATCAAGCCGGTCGAGTCCTACCGCATCGTCGGCCGGCCGGCCGGCCGCGTCGATATCCCCGACAAGGCGCGCGGCGTGCTGACTTTCGTCCATGACGTGCGCGTGCCCGGCATGCTGCATGGGCGCGTGGTGCGGCCTCCTTACGCCGGACGCGACAGCGGCGACTTCGTCGGCAACAGCCTGCTCGCGGTCGACCGCGAATCGGTGCGCGATGTGCCGGGACTGGTCGAGGTGGTGGTGCAGCGCGACTTCGTCGGCGTGGTGGCCGAGCGCGAAGAGTACGCGGTGCTTGCCGCGCGCAAGCTGCGGGTGCAGTGGAAACCCGTGCCGCCGATGCCGTCGCTCGCCGACCCTGAACCCGCGCTGCGCGCCAACCCGGCGACGCGGCGCGAACTGCTGAATGACGGCGAGATGCCTCCGGCGGGAACCGGCAAGACGCTGGAGCGCCATTACGTCTGGCCATACCAGATGCACGGTTCGATCGGCCCGTCATGCGCGGTCGCGGACTGGCATGACGATGGCCTGACGGTATGGTCGGGCACGCAGAACCCGCACGTATTGCGCATCGACCTGGCACGCCTGTGCGGACTGGGCGAGGACAGCATCGAGATCGTGCGCATGGAAGCCGCCGGCTGTTATGGCCGCAATTGCGCGGACGATGTCTGCGCCGATGCCGCGCTGCTGTCGCGTGCCGTCGGCCATCCGGTGCGCGTGCAGCTGTCGCGCGAGCAGGAGCACCTGTGGGAACCCAAGGGCGCGGCGCAGCTGATGGATGTCAGCGCAACGCTGGGCGCCGGCGGCGAGCTGCTCGGCTATGACTTCACCAGCCGCTATCCGTCCAATGACGCGCCGACGCTGGCGCTGGTGCTCGCCGGCATCGTGCCCAACGCGCCGCGCACGCTGGAGATGGGCGACCGCACCGCGGTGCCGCCGTATGACTACCGCGCGCGCCGCATCGGCTGCGACGACACGCCGGCCATCGTGCGCGCGTCATGGTTGCGGGGCGTGTCGGCGCTGCCGAATTCGTTCGCGCATGAATGCGTGATCGATGAACTGGCCGCCGAAGCCGGTGCCGATCCGATCGATTTCCGGCTGCGTCATTTGCCGGACCCGCGCGCCGCCGAACTGCTGCGCGCGGTGGCCGACGCGGCGGGCTGGCAGCGGGGCGCGCACGGTTCGCGTGGCAAGACTGGCGGCAACGGCATGCTGCGCGGGCGCGGTGTTGCCTATGCGCGCTATATCCACAGCCGCTTCCCGGGTTTCGGCGCGGCATGGGCGGCGTGGGTGGTCGATGTGGCGGTGGAGGCGGCAACGGGCCGCATCACCGTGGAGAAGCTGGTGGTCGGGCAGGACACCGGCATGATGGTCAACCCGGATGGCGTGCGCCACCAGATCCACGGCAACGTGGTGCAGACCTTGAGCCGGGTGTTGAAGGAGCAGGTGCGCTTCGATGCGGATGGTGTCGCCAGCCGCGAGTGGGGCAGCTATCCGTTGCTCACGTTTCCCGAGATTCCGCCGCTCGAGGTGGTGCTGATGCCACGGCAGGATGAGCCGCCGATGGGGGCAGGCGAGTCGGCATCGCTGCCGGGGGCGCCGGCGATTGCCAATGCGCTGTTCGATGCGATCGGGGTGAGGCTGCGGCGGCCGCCGTTCGTGCCGGAGACGGTGTTGGCGGCGCTGCGGGGCTGA